A genomic region of Oscillospiraceae bacterium contains the following coding sequences:
- a CDS encoding nucleotidyltransferase family protein: MICGVTAEYNPLHNGHVYQLNELRKNGADTIIAVMSGNFVQRGEPAICNKWLRARAAVENGVDLVVELPSALAVASAQRFAEASVGIMARLGVDAIGFGCECGDGELLKSTAEYFSGDEFNLKLKEFIAKGVNYPKAVTKAAGLYSYILLGANNSLAIEYIKATEKMIPDCQYIAVKRIGAGHDIQEAEGGFASASKIRELILSGGEYKPFIPNKMASLLDKAIADGLAPASLKRIERGIIAKLRTMSLEELKAVPDVSEGLENRILAAAKSASDLKTLYDSVKSKRFTHARIRRIIINAYLGTNASLQNSPVPYIRPLAFNKRGSELIKKAAERGLPIYTKSSKFADDSRCAEAFEQEAKAGLIYALCLPDPSKAIDDFRATPSVIL; encoded by the coding sequence ATGATCTGCGGCGTCACGGCGGAATATAATCCCCTTCACAATGGGCACGTTTATCAATTAAACGAACTGCGCAAAAACGGCGCTGACACGATCATCGCCGTGATGAGCGGCAACTTTGTGCAGCGCGGAGAACCAGCAATCTGCAATAAATGGCTGCGGGCACGTGCGGCTGTTGAAAACGGCGTTGATTTGGTCGTCGAGCTCCCGAGCGCATTGGCTGTCGCAAGCGCACAGCGCTTTGCCGAAGCGTCTGTAGGGATCATGGCCCGGCTCGGTGTGGATGCCATCGGTTTCGGCTGTGAATGCGGAGACGGAGAACTGCTCAAATCAACAGCCGAATATTTTTCCGGCGATGAGTTTAATTTGAAGTTGAAAGAGTTCATTGCAAAAGGCGTAAATTATCCGAAAGCTGTCACGAAAGCCGCCGGACTTTACAGTTATATCCTATTAGGCGCTAACAACTCTCTCGCAATCGAATATATCAAAGCTACCGAAAAAATGATTCCGGACTGTCAATATATTGCGGTAAAACGGATCGGAGCAGGTCATGACATACAAGAAGCGGAAGGCGGGTTTGCCTCGGCTTCAAAGATTCGGGAATTGATTCTATCAGGTGGCGAATATAAGCCATTTATCCCAAATAAAATGGCTTCTTTACTTGATAAAGCGATTGCGGACGGGCTTGCTCCGGCTTCTCTCAAAAGGATCGAACGCGGTATTATCGCCAAACTGCGCACGATGTCTTTAGAGGAATTGAAAGCTGTTCCGGATGTCTCGGAAGGTCTTGAAAACCGGATTCTTGCAGCAGCGAAATCGGCTTCGGATTTGAAGACACTTTACGACTCTGTAAAGTCAAAAAGATTTACTCATGCTCGGATCCGTCGTATTATTATTAACGCTTATCTCGGGACGAACGCTTCACTTCAAAACTCTCCGGTTCCCTATATTCGTCCCCTTGCTTTTAATAAAAGAGGGAGCGAGTTGATCAAAAAGGCTGCAGAGCGCGGTTTACCGATCTACACCAAGAGTTCCAAATTCGCCGATGATTCGAGGTGCGCGGAGGCCTTTGAACAGGAAGCGAAAGCTGGTTTGATTTATGCACTTTGCTTACCCGACCCCTCTAAAGCGATTGATGATTTCCGCGCCACGCCTTCGGTCATTTTGTGA
- a CDS encoding acetate kinase, whose product MKILVINAGSSSMKFQLIDMTNESVLAKGICDRVGIDGTYKQKNADGRTYEAKIPMPTHADAFEVLVKSLSQGECKVINDISEITAVGHRIVHGGEKYSHSVRVDETVINDIAALSELAPLHNPGAVQGIRGCLKVFGGKLPQVVVFDTAFHQTMPPQAYLYPIPYEYYEKYKIRRYGFHGTSHQFVSERCAQLMGKDIGKLKIVTCHLGNGSSVTAVSGGKSVDTTMGMTPLEGVMMGSRSGSIDPSIVTYLQRKENLTPDEMDFILNKKSGILGLGGVSSDDRDNRAAAEQGNMRTKQAREVQILSIKKALAAMAASMGGLDAVVFTGGIGENVESFRIGVCDGLDYMGIKLDIEKNEKTLYGAEGEISAPDSKTRVFVIPTNEELVIARDTMRLSK is encoded by the coding sequence ATGAAAATTTTGGTGATCAATGCCGGGAGCTCGTCGATGAAGTTTCAACTCATCGATATGACAAATGAATCGGTATTGGCAAAAGGAATCTGCGATCGCGTCGGGATCGACGGAACATACAAACAAAAGAATGCAGACGGAAGAACCTACGAGGCAAAGATACCAATGCCGACACATGCAGACGCATTTGAGGTGCTTGTCAAGTCACTTTCACAGGGCGAGTGCAAGGTCATCAACGATATCTCCGAAATCACCGCGGTTGGACATAGGATCGTGCACGGCGGCGAAAAATACAGTCATTCCGTTCGGGTCGACGAGACGGTCATTAACGACATAGCGGCGTTGTCCGAACTCGCACCGCTCCATAATCCGGGCGCGGTTCAGGGAATCCGCGGCTGCCTGAAGGTTTTCGGCGGTAAGTTGCCTCAGGTTGTGGTTTTCGATACCGCCTTTCACCAGACCATGCCGCCTCAGGCCTACTTATATCCGATTCCTTACGAGTATTACGAAAAATATAAAATCCGCCGTTACGGTTTTCACGGAACTTCCCATCAATTCGTCTCCGAACGCTGCGCGCAGCTGATGGGCAAAGACATCGGTAAATTGAAAATTGTGACCTGCCATCTTGGCAACGGCTCGTCGGTGACGGCGGTATCGGGTGGGAAATCGGTCGATACCACGATGGGAATGACGCCGCTCGAAGGCGTCATGATGGGCTCTAGAAGCGGTTCCATCGATCCCTCGATCGTCACCTATCTGCAGAGAAAAGAAAATTTGACCCCCGATGAAATGGACTTTATTCTGAATAAAAAGTCCGGAATTTTAGGGCTCGGCGGAGTCTCGAGCGACGACCGCGACAATCGCGCGGCGGCGGAGCAAGGAAATATGCGCACCAAGCAGGCCAGAGAAGTTCAGATACTCAGCATTAAAAAGGCGCTTGCGGCGATGGCGGCGAGTATGGGCGGTTTGGACGCGGTGGTTTTTACCGGTGGAATCGGTGAAAACGTCGAATCATTCCGTATCGGCGTCTGTGATGGGTTGGATTATATGGGCATCAAACTTGACATCGAGAAAAACGAAAAAACCCTGTACGGTGCAGAAGGAGAGATTTCCGCACCGGACAGCAAAACCCGCGTATTCGTCATTCCGACCAATGAGGAACTGGTCATCGCAAGAGATACGATGCGGCTTTCAAAATAA
- the pyrH gene encoding UMP kinase — protein sequence MQLPKYRRVIIKISGEALAGSRNGGIDRDTLEKVCASVKKCHELGVQIGIVVGGGNFWRGRSSERMERTRADHIGMMATVMNSLAMADALEQLGLEVRVQTALEMRAIAEPYIRNRAVRHFEKDRIVVFGCGTGNPFFSTDTAASLRAAEVGAEVILKATNTDGVYDCDPKINPNAKKYDVVSMSEVLAKELNFMDATAAAMCKENKIPVVVFNISDTENIYKAIIGEIVGTEVTCD from the coding sequence TTGCAGTTACCCAAATATCGAAGAGTGATCATCAAGATCAGCGGAGAGGCGCTTGCGGGCAGCCGAAACGGAGGAATCGACCGGGATACTCTGGAAAAGGTCTGCGCGAGCGTTAAAAAATGCCACGAGTTGGGCGTCCAGATCGGAATTGTAGTCGGTGGGGGAAACTTTTGGCGCGGCAGAAGCAGCGAGCGCATGGAGCGCACACGCGCCGATCACATCGGCATGATGGCCACGGTCATGAACTCCCTTGCAATGGCGGACGCGCTCGAACAACTCGGTCTGGAAGTACGCGTACAAACCGCGTTGGAGATGCGAGCCATTGCCGAGCCCTATATCAGAAACCGCGCGGTTCGGCATTTTGAAAAAGACCGCATCGTCGTTTTCGGATGCGGAACCGGAAATCCTTTCTTTTCGACCGATACGGCGGCATCATTGCGAGCTGCCGAAGTCGGAGCCGAGGTGATCTTAAAGGCGACAAACACCGACGGCGTTTATGACTGCGATCCCAAAATCAATCCGAACGCAAAAAAATATGATGTTGTCTCGATGTCCGAGGTATTGGCAAAAGAGTTGAATTTTATGGATGCGACGGCTGCTGCTATGTGCAAAGAAAATAAAATACCGGTTGTCGTGTTTAACATCAGCGACACGGAAAATATTTACAAGGCAATTATCGGTGAGATCGTCGGAACGGAAGTTACTTGCGATTAA
- the frr gene encoding ribosome recycling factor yields the protein MNDNIKSGEDKMKKTVLTLESELATIRAGRANPAVLDKITVDYYGVPTAINQMAAISVAEARILVIQPWDASLLKNIEKAIQTSDIGINPNNDGRVIRIVFPPLTEDRRRDLVKQIAKYAEESKIAVRNIRRDVMEKLKAQKKTSEITEDDFDDCEKEVQDLTEKYCKQVDDIVTKKDKELMEL from the coding sequence ATGAACGATAACATTAAAAGCGGCGAAGACAAAATGAAAAAGACCGTTTTGACTCTTGAAAGTGAGCTCGCGACCATCCGTGCAGGCCGTGCAAATCCTGCTGTGCTTGACAAAATCACTGTGGATTACTACGGCGTTCCCACTGCAATCAACCAGATGGCCGCAATTTCCGTCGCTGAAGCGAGAATTCTTGTCATCCAGCCCTGGGACGCTTCGTTGTTGAAAAACATCGAAAAGGCCATCCAAACTTCCGATATCGGCATCAATCCCAATAACGACGGCAGAGTCATAAGAATCGTTTTCCCGCCGCTTACCGAGGACCGCCGCCGTGATCTCGTCAAACAGATTGCAAAATATGCCGAAGAAAGCAAAATCGCCGTGCGAAATATCCGCCGCGATGTGATGGAAAAACTCAAAGCGCAAAAAAAGACCTCGGAGATCACCGAAGACGATTTTGATGACTGCGAAAAAGAAGTCCAGGATCTCACCGAGAAATATTGCAAACAGGTCGACGATATCGTCACTAAAAAAGATAAAGAACTCATGGAGCTATAA
- the uppS gene encoding polyprenyl diphosphate synthase, with translation MAIIMDGNGRWAKARALPRSAGHAAGSQNFRKIARYADKIGIKYLTLYVFSTENWSRQQQEVDALMQLFEAYMKEAISDFAKDNIIVNFLGDRTPFSDKLKKLMADVEALNKGKDGMRMNLAMNYGGKAEILHAARLLASEVKNNKLMPESINEQTFERCLYTAGQPSVDLLIRTGGDMRISNFLLWQAAYAEIVVCKKFWPDFSEYDLDHAVEEYGKRDRRFGGVK, from the coding sequence GTGGCTATCATTATGGACGGAAACGGCCGGTGGGCCAAAGCCCGAGCGCTGCCGCGCAGCGCAGGCCATGCGGCAGGGAGTCAAAACTTTCGCAAAATCGCACGGTATGCCGATAAAATCGGAATCAAATACTTAACATTGTATGTTTTTTCGACCGAGAACTGGTCGCGCCAGCAGCAGGAAGTAGACGCTCTGATGCAGCTGTTTGAAGCCTATATGAAAGAAGCAATCTCGGACTTTGCCAAAGACAACATCATCGTAAATTTTTTAGGTGATCGGACACCGTTCAGCGATAAGCTGAAAAAACTGATGGCTGATGTCGAGGCTCTGAACAAGGGTAAAGACGGAATGCGGATGAATCTTGCGATGAATTACGGCGGAAAAGCCGAAATTCTGCACGCCGCCCGTCTGCTTGCGAGCGAGGTGAAGAACAATAAATTGATGCCCGAAAGCATCAATGAACAGACATTTGAGCGGTGTTTGTATACAGCCGGTCAGCCGTCCGTCGATCTTTTGATTCGTACCGGCGGAGATATGCGGATCTCGAATTTTTTGCTTTGGCAGGCCGCTTATGCGGAAATTGTCGTCTGTAAAAAATTCTGGCCGGATTTCTCGGAATATGATCTTGACCATGCTGTTGAAGAATACGGAAAGCGGGATCGGAGATTCGGCGGAGTAAAATAA
- a CDS encoding phosphatidate cytidylyltransferase: MKKRVVTSIVLIITIGAAFYLTTIVGWVLDVVMYLLAMLAVYECLKVMKLLRLKLLSLVCFAYPTAVSAVILTQNNGRITDCAIIMLVLLMFLAVIYRSSDRAKFSAVALAGLFSVYVTTGFSAITQLQKQNQPGAGAVLAAVIILGTWAADVGGWLFGITMGKHKLCPAISPKKTVEGLVGSLFFSEMAFVGLAFLSRLIFPTQPLNWAVFAVIAPIAAIFELMGDLTASVLKREHNVKDFGTIVVGHGGIMDRFDGVLMTSILFAMTSRFINFFG; this comes from the coding sequence ATGAAGAAGCGGGTTGTCACATCAATCGTTTTAATCATTACAATCGGCGCGGCGTTTTATTTAACGACTATTGTCGGATGGGTACTTGACGTCGTCATGTACCTGCTTGCAATGCTTGCTGTTTACGAATGTCTGAAAGTCATGAAGCTGCTCCGTTTAAAACTACTTTCTCTGGTTTGTTTTGCCTATCCTACAGCGGTTTCCGCGGTGATTTTAACCCAAAACAACGGCCGGATTACCGACTGCGCAATTATCATGTTGGTTCTGTTGATGTTTCTGGCGGTTATTTATCGAAGCAGCGACCGCGCAAAATTCTCCGCAGTCGCACTCGCCGGTTTATTTTCGGTCTATGTCACAACCGGATTTTCGGCGATCACTCAACTCCAAAAGCAAAACCAGCCAGGCGCCGGTGCGGTTTTGGCAGCTGTAATTATACTCGGAACCTGGGCGGCAGACGTCGGCGGATGGCTGTTCGGCATTACAATGGGAAAACATAAACTCTGCCCGGCCATCAGCCCAAAAAAGACCGTTGAGGGTCTTGTCGGTTCATTGTTTTTTTCGGAAATGGCGTTTGTCGGTCTGGCATTTCTCTCAAGGCTGATTTTTCCGACGCAACCGCTCAATTGGGCGGTATTTGCTGTTATAGCGCCGATCGCGGCGATTTTTGAACTTATGGGCGATTTAACCGCTTCGGTGCTGAAACGGGAGCACAATGTCAAAGATTTCGGCACCATTGTAGTCGGACACGGAGGGATCATGGACAGATTCGACGGAGTCCTGATGACATCAATCCTCTTTGCAATGACATCCCGATTTATAAACTTCTTTGGTTGA